A window of the Hordeum vulgare subsp. vulgare chromosome 5H, MorexV3_pseudomolecules_assembly, whole genome shotgun sequence genome harbors these coding sequences:
- the LOC123399664 gene encoding pyruvate kinase 1, cytosolic → MHSTNLLLEEPIRMVSILEPSKPNFFPAMTKIVGTLGPKSRSVEAISACLKAGMSVARFDFSWGDAAYHQETLENLKIAIKATKKLCAVMLDTVGPELQVVNKSEVTISLEENESVVLTPHKGQEASSKLLPINFSGLAKAVKPGATIFVGQYLFTGSETTSVWLEVSEVQGDDVVCVIKNSATLAGSLFTLHCSQIHIDMPTLSDEDKDVMKKWGAPNKIDFLSLSYTRHAEDVRQAREFLSKLGDLSQTLIFAKIENVEGLNHFDEILEEADGIILSRGNLGIDLPPEKVFLFQKSALHKCNMAGKPAVVTRVVDSMTDNLRPTRAEATDVANAVLDGSDAILLGAETLRGLYPVETISTVGRICAEAEKVFNQDLYFKRTVKYVGEPMTHLESIASSAVRAAIKVKASVIICFTSSGRAARLIAKYRPTMPVLSVVIPRLKTNQLKWSFTGAFEARQSLIVRGLFPMLADPRHPAESTSTTNESVLKVALDHGKASGVIKSHDRVVVCQKVGDSSVVKIIELDD, encoded by the exons ATGCATTCCACCAATCTGCTCCTCGAGGAGCCCATCCGGATGGTCTCCATCCTCGAGCCGTCCAAACCG AACTTCTTCCCGGCGATGACGAAGATCGTGGGGACGCTGGGTCCCAAGTCCCGGTCCGTTGAGGCCATCTCCGCCTGCCTGAAGGCCGGCATGTCTG TGGCACGTTTCGATTTCTCGTGGGGGGATGCCGCGTACCACCAGGAGACACTCGAGAACCTCAAGATCGCCATCAAGGCCACCAAGAAGCTATGCGCT GTTATGCTTGACACTGTTGGCCCCGAGTTGCAAGTGGTGAACAAGAGTGAGGTCACAATCTCGCTTGAAGAGAACGAGTCTGTTGTTCTCACCCCTCACAAAGGCCAGGAGGCCTCTTCCAAATTGCTCCCTATCAACTTCTCTGGACTCGCCAAG GCTGTGAAGCCCGGAGCCACAATATTTGTTGGGCAATATTTGTTCACGGGCAGTGAGACTACATCAGTTTGGCTGGAG GTTTCTGAAGTTCAAGGGGATGACGTGGTTTGTGTGATCAAGAACTCAGCTACCCTGGCTGGGTCACTCTTCACATTGCACTGCTCCCAGATCCATATCGACATGCCCACGCTGTCTGATGAGGATAAAGAT GTTATGAAGAAATGGGGTGCTCCAAACAAAATTGACTTCCTCTCTCTTTCTTATACAAGGCATGCAGAAGATGTGCGGCAA GCACGGGAGTTCCTCTCAAAGTTAGGTGATCTTAGCCAAACTCTGATTTTTGCCAAAATTGAGAATGTGGAG GGCTTGAACCATTTTGATGAGATCCTGGAAGAAGCAGATGGTATAATTCTGTCAAGAGGGAACCTTGGAATTGATCTTCCACCTGAAAAG GTGTTTTTATTTCAGAAGTCTGCTCTGCACAAGTGCAACATGGCTGGAAAGCCTGCTGTTGTTACTCGTGTTGTGGACAGTATGACAGACAACCTAAGGCCTACTCGTGCGGAGGCAACTGATGTGGCAAATGCAGTGCTGGATG GCAGTGATGCCATTCTCCTTGGTGCTGAGACTCTCCGTGGGCTGTATCCAGTTGAGACTATTTCAACAGTGGGCAGAATTTGTGCTGAG GCTGAGAAGGTCTTCAACCAAGATTTGTACTTCAAGCGAACCGTGAAATACGTTGGAGAACCCATGACCCACTTGGAGTCTATTGCTTCCTCTGCA GTGCGGGCGGCTATCAAAGTTAAGGCTTCGGTCATCATTTGCTTCACCTCATCTGGACGAGCTGCAAG GCTAATTGCCAAGTACAGGCCCACCATGCCTGTCCTGTCTGTTGTCATTCCTCGTCTAAAAACAAATCAATTGAAGTGGAGCTTCACAGGCGCATTTGAA GCAAGACAATCACTCATAGTTAGAGGCCTCTTTCCCATGCTTGCTGATCCACGTCACCCC GCTGAATCTACTAGTACTACAAATGAATCTGTGTTGAAGGTTGCTCTTGACCATGGCAAAGCATCCGGTGTGATCAAATCGCATGACCGTGTTGTTGTGTGCCAGAAAGTGGGAGATTCCTCTGTCGTGAAGATCATTGAGCTGGACGACTAG